A segment of the Acetobacteroides hydrogenigenes genome:
TCATAAGATACGAATAGCATGACGCTTCGAGACCTTACAAACATCCTAAAAGGATACAATCCCGACGACCTAGAGGGCGAAAAAGCGCACATTTTGGCATTCCCTAAGTTCAGACTCGAGCTATTCCGCACCACAAAGCCAACGGAAAAGACCAAAAGAAGTGCGGTCCTTATCCTTTTCTACGAAAAGAACTCGGAGGTATACTTCTGCCTAATCAAAAGGCCTACGTACAAGGGGCACCATAGCGGACAGGTCGCTTTTCCCGGTGGCAAGTACGAGGATAAAGACGGAAACCTGCTTAACACTGCTCTTAGGGAGGCTAACGAGGAAGTTGGGGTAGAACTAAAAAAGATTGAGGTTATAAACGAGCTAACGCCCATATTCATTCCAGTAAGCGACTTCATCGTTAAACCCTATATTGCAATATCAGCAACTACTCCCGTGTTTAGGACTGAGCCCAAAGAGGTAGACTACATCATAGAGGCCAAACTGAAGGACTTGATGGAATGCCAGCTAACCGAAGTAGAGGTTACCATTTCAAAAGGAGTGTCGCAAGCGCCGGCCTACATCATCAAAAAAGAGAATATATGGGGTGGTACAGCTATGATTCTAACAGAGCTAAAGCACCTGCTCAGTACAACCTTCTAGTTTAATGTCAAAGACTTGTAGCTCGTATAGCGATCGAGCACTTCTACCACAAAACGGGTTGTTTCGTTGTCATTCCTGTAGCTTTGGCTAATATACTTGCTCCGGAATATGCTTGAATTTCGTTTTGCCCTAATAAATAACGAAACATCATCCCATAAGTACGGATTACGCCTGTATTGAGAAGCAAGATTCATCGCCTTCAAAACATGGCTCATACCTCCATTATACGCAGCTAAAACGAACTTATTCCTTTCCTCAACTGGAATTGGATACTTTGAGAAAGCCTTTGTAAGCCTTGCCAATAGTTTTGTTCCAATGTAGATGTTAGCCTTTGGCGAATGAGATGCCTCAAAACCAAATAAGCTAGCTGTTGCAGGCATAACCTGCATCAAACCTTTAGCACCTTTACCCGATTGCACGTGAGGCTCAAATTTTGACTCCTGATAAATAAGAGCCGAAACTAAAAGCCAATCCCAACCAATCTTTTTGCTGTACCTCTTTACTTCTTGGTCGTAATCCGATAGCAACGGTTCTCCCCTCATGCTAGCACCTTCGGATAACGATCGATTTACCTTGTAGTTTTGGTAAAATGACGAGTAGAACGTTGGATGTAAAGCCGTATTGCGACGAGCCGCAATCCATCTGTTTAAATCATCCAAAAAAACGCAGCTCTTCGCCACGTACCATGAACTACTGGCAGACTCCTGCATATAGTTCACAGAAATTTCAGGATATTTTATTCTAGTTGCTTCGGCAATTGATGCCTGAACAATAGCATAGGCCTCTCCTCCGCTAAGCAAATGGTCAAGTAGAAGCCCCATATTCAACCCATCAAAGAGGGTAATGTTGGGAAACTGCTCTTTTAGTTGAAGTAGTTCTTGATCGGCAAATGCGTTGTTAGGAACGAATATTTTATCATTCCTACCCATAACCTTTCGGCTGAATGATATAGTTGCATAGCGCAACTTCCAATGAGGAACCGTTTTTTGTAATGTACCATTCGAAAGACTTGCATTCTCAACGGCAAGAACGTCAGCCTTCCCTGATGCTATCAACTTTGTAGCAGCATCTATAGAAGTAAATGGAATAACCTTAACCAGCATACCTTTACTCGAGGCATAACTCTTTATCATCTCAAAATGGTACCCTGTAGGAAGACCATTCTTCAAAAAATAACCGGGCGTATTTACCTCAAGAATTGCGGTTAAATAGCTTTTTACAGGTTTTAACTTATTTCCCCTAATACTCCCCTTTGTACCTACTTCATTCGAGCACGAAAGTAGTAGAGCAACAAGAAGAGCAATCGAGGCACATAATCTTATACCTTTCATACCTACTTTTTTGA
Coding sequences within it:
- a CDS encoding NUDIX hydrolase; the protein is MTLRDLTNILKGYNPDDLEGEKAHILAFPKFRLELFRTTKPTEKTKRSAVLILFYEKNSEVYFCLIKRPTYKGHHSGQVAFPGGKYEDKDGNLLNTALREANEEVGVELKKIEVINELTPIFIPVSDFIVKPYIAISATTPVFRTEPKEVDYIIEAKLKDLMECQLTEVEVTISKGVSQAPAYIIKKENIWGGTAMILTELKHLLSTTF
- a CDS encoding transglycosylase SLT domain-containing protein, which encodes MKGIRLCASIALLVALLLSCSNEVGTKGSIRGNKLKPVKSYLTAILEVNTPGYFLKNGLPTGYHFEMIKSYASSKGMLVKVIPFTSIDAATKLIASGKADVLAVENASLSNGTLQKTVPHWKLRYATISFSRKVMGRNDKIFVPNNAFADQELLQLKEQFPNITLFDGLNMGLLLDHLLSGGEAYAIVQASIAEATRIKYPEISVNYMQESASSSWYVAKSCVFLDDLNRWIAARRNTALHPTFYSSFYQNYKVNRSLSEGASMRGEPLLSDYDQEVKRYSKKIGWDWLLVSALIYQESKFEPHVQSGKGAKGLMQVMPATASLFGFEASHSPKANIYIGTKLLARLTKAFSKYPIPVEERNKFVLAAYNGGMSHVLKAMNLASQYRRNPYLWDDVSLFIRAKRNSSIFRSKYISQSYRNDNETTRFVVEVLDRYTSYKSLTLN